Part of the Zingiber officinale cultivar Zhangliang chromosome 8A, Zo_v1.1, whole genome shotgun sequence genome, taacAAGCAGTTTCTTTGATGCTTCAGTTACCACAGTGGATCTGGTGAGCAAGGCTCTTGAATTGTTGGGACTGAGAGAGGAACCGGGTGTCTTATCACCTGATTCACCAGATAAGAATGTAATCATCAACTGATCAATTAATTTTGCAACATGGATTCCTGAAGATATGAGTTTCTGATGAAACATTTGATGGTAATTTTGATTCATAGGAGATTGAGGTGAACTTGATCATAACAGATTACTGCATGCCCGGAATGACAGGGTATGATCTTCTCAAGAGAATTAAGGTACTTTTGGCTCTTGTTTCCTTACCTTCACTCTAATTTGTTACAAGATTTTATGTCTGTTTGTGTTACTCGTATCAGGGTTCATCGTCTTTGAAGGACATTCCAGTTGTGATCATGTCCTCTGAGAACGTGCCTTCAAGGATCAATAGGTGAGAAAGATTAATATCTAACAGTTATCAGAGAAATAGTTAGCAAAGTgaattgtttttttaattatattctaGCGCCAGATTCTGTTTTGACAACTTTACGATTGAGGGAActttaataaaaggtaaagtagGAAAAAGGATGAGCCGTAGTTCTAGATCTTCTTTAAGGTTTGGTGGGAAGTAATATGCTGATCTAGGAATTCTTTTCTCAAAAGATACTTTCTTAGAAATGGAAAtggaattctttaaaaaaaataaattataatcaaTTTGTCTCGTGGCAATAGgtggaattattattattttatttttttttgagggAAAAGGATTCAGTCTATCGACTATCAAGTGGTCCttcacatacataaatgtgtccTTGGAGTCATCTATCATGGGGTCATACCTTGTTAGGAATCAAGAATANNNNNNNNNNNNNNNNNNNNNNNNNNNNNNNNNNNNNNNNNNNNNNNNNNNNNNNNNNNNNNNNNNNNNNNNNNNNNNNNNNNNNNNNNNNNNNNNNNNNCAAAAGCTTTAGATTGATGAGATGTGGTGTTTTTGTGGATGAagagttttttgttttttaaatttccggtGATGGTACTTTCTTTgacaagtgattttttttttttcaaaaatattctgaTACAAAATTGAAGAAATTTTCCGAGAGAATAAGAAAGAACTGGAATGAAGAATTTCTCAAATTCTTGATATTAAATCTGTACATGAGGATCATTGCTTATTTGTACACTTCTTCCCTACTTATTTATGGAATGAAATACAATCAAACCAAatcaaataaacaataaaatcaaATGAAATCTGAGCAGCCTAAATTAAACTATCCATATTTACAATATattctacactccccctcaagttggGTTGTACATATTGTACATGCCCAACTTGTCACATAGCTCTTCGAAGTTGATCCTTGGGAGAGCTTTTGTAAGTATGTTGGGATTTAATGTCGTGAAGGAATATGTGAGAGTTCCACTGATCCTTTCACCACGTTTTCTGAAATGAAGTGTTTGTCAATTTATACGTGTTTCGTTCTGTCATGGTGAACAAGATTCTTTGCAACGTTGATGGCCGCAAAACTGTCACATTGTAGATTGACAACTTTTTTTGTGATTATTTCGAGTTCTTTTAGGATTCTACGAATCCATATACCTTCACAGATTTCGAGTGCAAGAGCTCTAAATTCTACTTCA contains:
- the LOC122012096 gene encoding two-component response regulator ORR4-like is translated as MGVDRQAQFHVLAVDDSLIDRKLIERLLTTSSYQVTTVDLVSKALELLGLREEPGVLSPDSPDKNEIEVNLIITDYCMPGMTGYDLLKRIKGSSSLKDIPVVIMSSENVPSRINR